The Candidatus Roizmanbacteria bacterium CG_4_9_14_0_2_um_filter_38_17 genomic sequence TATTTTTCATTTTTCTGTAATTTCTCGATTAACTTTTGACGAGTTTCTGCAGAAATATCATCCAAACCATCAACAAAAGCAATCAGTGCTTCTTCGCCAAATTGACCAGTGAAACTGCTCATTGTCTGATTTAACAGAGATAGTAAGACATTTTTCTGTCTAACTGCTGGTTTATAGACGTGGGTTTTTCCTTCCAGTTTTCGTTTCAGTAAACCCTTGTCTACCAGGCGGGTCATAATAGTTTGGATGGTGTTGTAAGCAATCTCCCGATTCTGGTCCAAGCACTCGACAACATCTCGGGCAGTGCAATGCTGCCTTTTCCAAATACAACCCATTACTTCCTGTTCCAATGGTCCCAATGAGACATTTTTCATATTTACAAGTGTAGGACTTTATAGTTAATTATTCAATAGGAATGAAGACTTCTTTTGTATATCGCCACAAACTGATAGAAAGTTTATTGCTATTTTATTTTTCCTTTATTAGACTGTAGCTATTAGAAAGTAAAGGCCTAACGAAACAATCGGGGCTAGTTCCGGAGACAATCAAAGTATCAAGAGTCTTATTTATAGATAAAACAGCTATGTCAGACATAACAAGACTAATCGAACCATTTGAATTAAACCATGGCTTTGGAGAGAACCCTGCAAATTATGTCCGCTTTGGACTGAAAGGGCATAATGGTTGGGACTTAAAGACGAAGTTTCCAGATAACACCTCAAGGTTTTAGAAACATTTTGTCTTCTTGGCCATCCAAATTTTATGTTCAAGGCAACGAAGGGAATGATGGCTTCGGTCTGTACTTTGAAGTAATTATCCAGCTATATAACACTTATAAATTAACTTATGCGCACTGTAAGTCTATTGAGAGTTTTGAGAATAGAAACGAAGGCGACCCGATGGCTATTAGTGACAATACTGGCAACAGTACCGGAAGTCACCTGCACCTAACAGTGAAGCGAGGGCAACTCTCAAACGGTAAGTTCACAAGTGATAACTATAACAATGGATACTTTGGAGCAATTAACCCACAAGAATTCTTTGACGAGTTAAGAAAGTATAAAGTTGTAGCTTTCTGGTCAGTTGTTGTTAATACAGTCAGAAAATGGCTAACAGCAGATGAATATATTGAGAACTAATTTTCTATGAGCAATAAACCAGTTGATACCGTCAGTATGCTAGAACGCGTTGCTAAACTCGAAGAACGAGTTGGACGTAGTTTTTCGTTTCCTATTTAAAGGTTTGGAAAAACTGCAAGATTTCATTCGAATTAAAGTTTGATCAAACACTATACGAGCATGAAGTTGTCGGAGTTATTTTCAGAGCAAAAGATTTAGATAACTATTTTATGATCGAGATTAGAGGAGATAATCCTAACGGCTCATCTAAGCCTAAATCTTTAACTCCGCATATAAGGTTTAAATCCGGTTGGAAAGCAACTATAGATAAAGAAATCGTTCAATTCGATTTTAAAAAGTTTAGAAAAATTGAAATTCATATTTATGAAAAAGAGGCAAAGTTCTTTAATAAAAAACTTTTCTGGAATGGTAGGTTTCAGAGCGCATTGTGACGGCCAAGGAGGTATTGTTCGTAATCTATAAATAGAACCCCTACTTGACTGATTAAAGATCTTATAATTGGAGATAGTTTTTGATACCAATATGGCTCTTTAGTGTAGTGAGTTGTAAAATTAAGTCTGGAGTAACTAAATTTCGTAGGTTCAAGCGAAATACGGTTACCCGCTTACGTATTACATATCTTTGTTTTACGTGTAACTGGGTTATTTTGTTTAAAACCGGGTTTTAAAATAAACGGAATTTACTCTAACCCGAGGGTTGGGGTAGGGCTTGTTTTGGCTCTATTAAAAACTGGGTTTTTAATAAAATATCTTGTATAAATGGTGGCTGACCCTAACTCACTAGTTATTTTAAAACCGGGTTTTAAAACAAAGTTTGGGCTGTATATAAGCTACACGTAACCCCGGGGTTGTAAATAAGATTATGGTGAATAGGTCTTTCCATAGCATCCTTTGGACTTGATGTATTCTTTGGCTTCGGCGGCTTTTTCTGAACAGAACCATTCTTCGTCAATATCTAGCTGCACAATAGTGACGGAGTATACACCACACCCAGGAAACATATAGGTCTTTTGATGAACCTGCCTGATTAATATTAACCTTGATAGCGCACTTTGGATCAGGTGTCACCTTCTGACTACAAACTTCAGAATATAACCCAATCTTACCTTGTCTAGCTATATCTCCTTCTTCTCTTAAGTGTTTAGCTTGAGTAGTATAAGTACTGGTAACCCTCCCATATCCCTCTCTTGCCATAACCTCATTAATCAACTTATCACCCACATGCACCAAAGCAATTGACCTCTCATGTGATCCTCTAAAAATCTCACTCAATTTCACCCTCTTACCTCCTACCAGCTCTTCCAATCTATCCTTTGCTTCTTCCCCATAACAAAACTCTAACTCAGGAGTGTTAATATCAGCTAGTCTCACCTTTAATCCATCGGTGGTCTCAAAAGTATCTCCATCAATAATCCTTGCAACTTCTAATGTATTTTGCTCACTTCATAATTTGTTATTGTTAAATAGCAATCCCAAATTAAGAAAAGCTGAAACCAATAGAACAAGCCATATAATTATAGTCTTGCTTTTCTTTTTCCTTGCCACTTAAGTTAATTATAGCTTTATTATTCTTTCTGTTCCTAGTACTTTCACGCTATTGCTATCTTCTACAGTAATTGCTTCGCCGTCTTTTAGGAGATAGAGTCTACGGCCCGCTTTCCAGTGGAATTTGATTTGTTCTAGTTGCTCTTCTCTGTAATGAGGGTAGATCTCAAAATCTATTAGGCCTAAGCCTGGGAAGATGCTTGCACCTATCTCTGGATCATCAAGGAAGAGCTCTGAGGTGTACTGGGTTTGGGAACAGACCATGCTACCAGCACTGGACCCAACATAAATAACTCCCTTACTAATAAGTTTGGGAATTAGCTTATTAAGCTCGAGCCTTCGGAGCCAGTAAAGCAGGTATCCTGGCATGCCTCCTGCCATCCAGATAAGATCTGCTTGTTTTAGCTTAGATGCTACGTCTACCTTGTGGTAGTTTTCTAGTTCTAATATCTCCAGGCTTTTGGATATAGATTTTGCAACAGTAATTGATTCACTAGTTTTCCAACTACCCCAAAACTCTCCATTGGCGGCTGTAGGGATATATGTAATATGTTTGCTTGATAAATCACCGGCAAACTCTTTAAGTTTTTTTATACTATCAGGATGCTTTGCAGTAGATGCGAGAAAAAGCTTCATTTTGAAATTTTATCACACCAAAATATTTGGTAAAATGCGGGTATGACCCAGAAATATCCATCTAACCAAGAGTTAGCTCAGACTTTGGGTAATGTGGCGGCTGTTTATGAGATTATGGGAGAGAGTTTTTTTAAGATCCGGGCGTATAAGAATGCGGCGGACGCTGTCGAACAATCAAACGAAGAGATAAAGGATATCTGGGAAAAGGGAGCTCTCCAGAAAGTGCCAGGAATAGGAGCGAGCATCGCCCAACATATTGATGAGATTTTTAAAACGGGTAAAAGTCGCCATATAGAAATGGTGTTAGCAAAGGCACCAGTGACAGTATATAAATTACTGGAGTTACCAGGTGTGGGACCTAAAACAGCTGGTAGGCTAGCTTTTGAGCTAAAGCTTTCCAATCCAAAAACACTTTTTGCCGATCTAAAGTTGGCAGCTGACAATAACCTCATAGCTGGGCTTGAAGGCTTTGGCCAAAAATCCCAGGATGAAATCATTGAATCAATAAAACGCTTCAAAAAGACAAGTAAGCAAGAAAAAAGAGTACTTACATCAGATGCTTTAGCACTTGCTGATAGATTTGTTGAATATATGAGCAGTTGCCACGAGCTATCAGAAATTCAGGCTTTGGGCTCTTTAAGAAGACAAAAAACTACGGTTGGAGATCTAGACTTTGCTGTGGTAACAGATATACCCGGGAAAGTTGTAGAGCATTTTACAAGCTGGGGAGAGGTTCAAAAAATCTTGGCAGCAGGGGAAAATACTGCTAGGATTATTCATGTATCTGGAACCCAGATAGATATTAAAACAACCACTAAAAGTATGTATGGCTCAATGCTGCAGCACTTTACTGGATCTAAAGAGCACAACGTAGCTTTGCGCGAATATGCCCAGAAAAACAATTTATCTTTATCTGAAAAAGGCATAAAAGACTCTAAAAGCAAGCTTACAAAATTTAGTAGTGAAAAGGGGTTTTATAATTCCTTAGGGATGGATTTTATTCCCCCTGAAATGAGAGAAAATAGAGGAGAGATAGAGTTGGCTTTAGCTCATAAGTTGCCAAAATTGGTTGATCAAAAAGATATTAGGGGAGATCTGCATATACATTCTAATTTTCCAATTGAGCCTAGTCATGATCTTGGCAAGGATTCGATGGCTAGTATTATTAAGCAAGCGGAAGAGCTAGGATATAAATATATAGCTTTCAGTGAACATAACCCCCAAAAAGGACTATCTAATGAAGAAAAACTAAGACTAATAGTTAAGAAAAAAGCAGTAATAGATAAACTTAATACTGATATAGTTGTTCTAAACTCGCTGGAGGTTGATATTTTGCACGATGGGACACTGCCGCTTGACAATAAGGCTCTGATCCAACTGGATCTAGTGATAGTCTCACTCCACTCAAGTTTCAGGCAAAACAAAGAAGATATGACGAAAAGAATTCTCAAAGGGTTGTCGCATCCTAAAGCTAAGGTCATGGGTCATCCCACAGCTCGGCTGATTCAGCAAAGAGAAGGAGTGGATGCAGACTGGAGCAAGGTATTTAGATTTTGTGCTGAAAATGGCAAAGCTCTGGAAATAAACGCTAGTGGAGACAGACTTGATTTGCCTGAAGACCTGGTAAAGGAAGCAAAAGAATATGGAGTGATGTTTGTGCTAGGAACAGATGCGCACGAAGCGGCAGGCTTAATGAAGATGCCCGCAGCTATCTCAGTTGCACGCAGAGCCTGGTTAGAATCTAAAGATATAATTAATACCTGGCCAGTAGATAAGTTTAAAAAATGGTTGTATGATGAGAAGAGTTAGGGAAGGATGTGATATGAAATGAATACAGGATTATATATATTTATAGCAATAGTTGTAGTGGCAGGATTCGTCTGGAGTCTATACAATGGACTTGTTACCGTTAGAGAAAGAATCAAAGAAGCATGGAGCGGTATTGATGTTCAACTAAAGCGTAGAGCAGATCTGATTCCTAACCTTGTTGAAGCAGTGAAGGGATATGCAAAGCATGAAAGCCAAGTCTTTGAGAATGTGACAAAAGCACGCTCAGCGATCATGGGAGCAACAACACCAAAACAAGCAGCAAATGCTGATAATATGTTAACAGGTGCCCTAAAAAGCCTATTTGCAGTAGCAGAAAACTACCCAACATTAATGGCTAGTACGAGTTTTCAGAATTTACAGCGACAGCTCGAAGACACTGAGGATAAAGTGGCATTTTCACGCCAATTTTATAACTCAAACGTCTTAGACTTTAATACCAAAATTAAAGTGTTTCCAAATGTATTAATTGTTGGAATGCTTGGATTTACTGCGGTTGAGTTTTTTGAAGCAACAGAAGTAGAGCGAGAAAACGTTAAAGTTAAGTTTTAAGTCACAGGCTCATAAATAGTGAATATACACCAGCAAATTGCAGGTAATAAGCGTAAAACATACATCGTGATGGTGTTATTTGTGCTGTTTATATCAACTATGGCCTATGTATTTGGGGAGGCAGGAAGTGGCTATGGTTGGATCTACGGAATAATTGCCTTAGTGTTTTCTGTATTTGGGAGCTTTGGTAGTTATTTCTATAGTGATAAGGCTGTACTGGCTCTTTCTAATGCCAAACTAACGGATAAAAATCGTGACTATGATTTCTATACAGCTGCAGAGAATATGAGGATTGCTTCAGGTCTTCCCATGCCAAAGCTATATGTCATTGAAGATCAGGCTCTAAACGCCTTTGCTACGGGTCGGGATCCTGAGCATGGTGTAGTTGTAGCAACGCGTGGATTGCTTCAGCGTTTGGATCGCTCAGATATTGAGGGAGTGGTAGCTCACGAAATGAGCCATATTAAGAACTTTGATACGAGGCTCATGATGATAGTTGCCATTTTGGTTGGTTCAGTAGCGCTTCTAGCTCATTTTTTTATGCGCAGTATGTTTTGGGGTTCTGGAAACAGGGATAAAGGAAAAGGTGGAGGGATAATGATTGTGCTTGCAATAGTTTTTGCAGTATTAGCGCCCATTATTGCTACGCTTATTCAGTTAGCTATCTCGAGAAGACGTGAGTATTTGGCAGATGCATCAGCCGCTAACATGACTAGGAATCCTGAGGGATTAGCAAGTGCTTTGGAAAAAATATCTGTTGATCACGCTGTTTTGCAAACTGCTACTTCTGCAACAGCTCATCTTTTTATTTCCAATCCATTTAGATCAAAAGAAGCGCGCTCCTGGTTTACTAATTTTTTCAATACCCATCCACCTATTGAGGAGAGAATCAAGATTTTACGGGGAATGTAGTTAGAGTGAGGGAATTATTTCGTCAGATAACTGCCCACAAAATCCACATTTAGCAACTAGTGGCTCAATTGATGAACCAATGAGTCTTTCGTCAATTCCAGCTTGTCTTTCTAAAAGCGTAAGTCTTATTAATTGATTTGAACCGAGACAGTGCTCTCCTAGGGGGTTATTGTGTTCAGGTATAATGTACGCAGTATTTGAACATTCTGGTTCAGAATATTCAGCACAGAACTCAGGACTAACACTTACTGGTCTTAATTTGAAACCCATTCAGAGTATTATATAACCAATTCTGGAGTTATGGCGTTACTAGTGTATTAAAGGCTAAGCCTTCCATTTCATGAAGGGCTTAGCCTTATACTCGCATATTTTGTTAGATTATGAATGGTTATTTGTAGCACTCTAGACAAATGAGTGCTAATATGTTATAGTTTTTTTTATGGAACCAAATAAGTTTACACAAAAGTCGCAAGTTGCTTTAGCCCGTGCCCAGGAACTTGCACGTGAATACAAGCATAGTGAAATTAATGATCTGCACTTATTAGCTGGCTTGTTAGGTGAAGGAGAAGGGGTTATAGCTGAGATTTTTACCCATCAGAAAATAGCTATTAATAAAGCGTTACAAGAAGTTATGGCTGCTATTGGGGACCTTCCAGCACTTTCTGAAGCACAGGATGTTAGTGTTATATCTCCAGCGCTGCGAGATGTTTTAGCAGAGGCGGAATCATCCTCTAAAAAAATGGGCGATGAATATATCTCCCGAGAGCATCTTTTACTGGCAATAATGGAAAAAGGGGCAAATGGTCAGCTCATGCTTAATAAACTAGGTCTTGAGATAGATGCTGTTAAAGAGGCGCTTGAGGCAGTGCGGGGATCACAGAAAGTAACAACTGCCGACCCTGAGGGCACATATAATGTGATTGAGAAATATACAACTGATCTAACAAATTTAGCTCTGAACAATAAACTGGATCCAGTAATTGGTAGGGATGAGGAAGTTAGACGGCTTATGCAGGTTTTAGCAAGGCGAACTAAAAATAATCCAATTCTTTTGGGTGATCCAGGGGTTGGTAAGACCGCTATAGTTGAGGGAATGGCGCAGAGAATAGCTACGGGTGATGTTCCAGATGTGCTTAAAGGAAGACATATTATTGCGTTGGATATGGGAACTTTGCTGGCAGGAGCTAAGTTTAGAGGAGAGTTTGAGGAAAGACTTAAAGCTCTACTAGCTGAAGTTGAAAAAGGGAAGGGCAAATATATTCTTTTTATTGATGAGGTGCATACATTGGTGGGCGCTGGAGCAGTAGAAGGAGCAGTTGACGCATCCAATATGCTCAAGCCAGCCTTAGCTCGTGGTGGATTACATGCGATTGGAGCAACCACAGTTAGCGAATATCGAAAGTATATTGAAAAGGATGCGGCACTAGAGCGCAGGTTCCAGCCTATTAATGTAGGAGAGCCCACAGTTGAAGATACTGTAGCAATACTTCGAGGTCTTAAGGAGAAATATGAACTTCATCATGGAATAAAAATAACAGATGAAGCTGTGCTGGCAGCAGCGACTTTATCTGATAGATACATAGCAGATAGATTTTTACCAGACAAGGCGATTGATCTTATTGATGAGGCAGCTGCAAGGCTTAAAATTGAAACCCAGAGCATGCCTGAGGAACTGGATAAACTGCAACGCAAGATTACTCAGCTAGAGATTGAATACCAGGCAGTAAAGAAAGATAAGGATAAAAGCGCTAAAGTAACAGAAATAAACAAAGAATTAGCTGATCTAAAAGAAAAACAGCAGGGTTTGTCAATGCGCTGGGAGGCACAAAAAACGATTATTTCGGGTGTACAGGAACTTAGAGAGCAACAGGATAAATTGCGTATTGAATTAGAAAATGCTGAGCGTGATGTAAAGCTAGAGGAAGCAGCTGAAATTAAGTATGGCAAATTGCCAGAACTAGATAAAAAGCTTAAGGAAAAAGAAGCAGAGTGGAAAAAGATTCCTGAAGATCAACGCCTTCTGCAAGAAAATGTCACCGAGCAGGATATTGCCAGAGTTGTTTCCCGTTGGGTAGGCGTACCTGTAACAAGGTTGTTAAAATCGGAGGCAGATAAACTTGTTAACCTTGAACAGGAATTACAAGAGATTGTTATTGGGCAGGATCACGCACTGACTCAAGTAGCAAAAGCTGTTAGGAGAAGCAGAGCCGGTATTAGTGAAGAAGGGAGACCAGTAGGGGTATTCTTATTTTTGGGTCCCACAGGAGTTGGTAAAACTGAAACTGCCAAAGCATTAGCTGAAAAATTATTTGGAGATGAAAAATTGCTTACAAGAATAGATATGAGTGAGTATCAGGAGTCACACACAGTAGCGAGATTAATTGGAGCACCTCCTGGATATGTTGGGCATGACGAAGGTGGACAGCTTACAGAAGCAGTAAGGCGAAAACCTTATTCAGTTATTCTGCTAGATGAAATAGAAAAAGCAAATCCTCAAGTATTTAATGTTTTTTTGCAGTTGTTTGATGATGGAAGACTTACAGATAGTAAGGGTAGAACCGTGGATTTTTCTAATACGATTATTATTATGACTTCGAATATAGGGAGTGATCTTTGGAAAGAAGGTAAAAATGCATCTGACTTTGAAAGTGAAGTAATGGAAAAAGTTAACCATACTTTTAAACCTGAGTTTATTAATCGTATAGATGCGATTATTCTCTATAACAGCCTATCTAAAGAAATGCTCTTTAAAATAGTTGAGGTAAAGCTAAAAGCTGTCTATGCGAGACTAGCAAAGCAGGGAATAACGGTAGAGATAACCATGGCAGCTAAAAATTACCTCTCTGAAAAAGGGTTTGATGAAACGTATGGGGCCAGGCCCTTAGCAAGGCTGATAGAAAATGATATTCTTGATGAGTTGGCTCTGCAGATTGTTGATGGAACCATTAAAGAGGGTGACAAAGTAAAAATCGACTCTAAGGATGGAAGAATCGTATTCTCTTAGATAAATAACATATGAAGATCGGATCTTTATGTGAACTTGTTCGGTGGGGGTAAAGAGGGTACAATATGGGCATGAAGGCTAAGATAACTCCTGATGAAGTAAAGCATATTGGAGAGCTTGCGAACCTTAAGATAGCTACAAAAGATCTAGAGAAATACGCGAGTGATTTAAGTGAGGTTATTAGTTATGTTTCTAGAGTTCAAAAGGCTGATGTTAAGGGAGTTTTGCCAACAAATCAGGTTACAGGGCTATCTAATGTGTTTAGGGAAGATGTTGTTGATTCCTCAAGAATGCTTACACAAAGCGCGGCTTTATCTAATGCAAAGAGAAAACACGATGGATATTTTGTAATAGATTCAATCTTCTAATATGCTTCTTGACGAAACAATATCAAATCTATCAAAAAAACTAAGATCTAGAGAGCTTTCTTCGGTTGATTTGGTTAAAGATGCATACAAAAATATAGACAAATATAATAGCAAGATTAACTCCTTTATAACACTGCAAGATAAGAATGATGTTTTAAAAGAGGCTGAATTATCTGATAAAAATAGAGATATAGATTCCTCTCCCTTAAATGGTATCCCATTTGTGATGAAGGATTCTTATGTAACTTGTGGGATTAGGACTACTTCTGCATCTAAAGTCTTGGAGGATTATGTACCACAATACAGCGCTACTGTTTATCAGAAACTTCTTGATTCTGGAGCAATATTAATAGGAAAAAACAATATGGACGCATGGGGACACGGTGGAACAAATGAGAATTCTGATTTTGGGCCTGTCAAAAACCCTTGGGATGTTTCGCGCGTAGCTGGGGGATCTGGAGGAGGAACAGCTGCTTCTGTATCTATCAGAATGACTGCTTTTGGGATTGGAGAGGATACGGGAGGTTCAATCCGTAACCCGGCAGCCTGGACAAATACGACTGGTTTAAAGGTAAGTTATGGGCGTGTGTCCAGATATGGCTGCATTGCTTATGCTTCTTCTTTTGATACAGTTGGACCAGCGGCAAAAACAGTTGAAGATTGTGCTTATGTTTTGCAAGAAATAGCTGGTGTTGATTCTAAGGATGCAACTAGCTCACCAGTAGAAGTGCCTAACTATTCTAAAGATTTAGCTAAAAGCATTAAAGGAATGACAGTCGGAATCCCTGAAGATTTTTTTAGTGAGGGATTAGATCAGGAAATTCACAAAGCTATAGATGAAGCTGTAGAAGTATATAGAAGTTTGGGGGCCGTAATTAAAAAAGTAAAGTTTTCGCTACTAGATTATGCAATACCAGTCTACTACTTAATTGGTCCCAGTGAAACTAGTTCTAATTTGGCCCGCTTTGATGGCCTGCGTTTTGGAAATGGAAGAGATAAATTTACAGATGAAACAAGTAGAAGAATAATGATAGGTACCTACAGCCTATCTTCTGGTTATTATGATGCATATTACAGACGAGCTCAGTGCGTTCGAACACTATTTATTAAGGAATATGGCGAGATGCTTTCTAAATGTGATGTACTTTTGGCTCCAGTGACGCCATATGCTCCAACAAAAATAGGAGAATTGGTAAGCGATCCTTTA encodes the following:
- a CDS encoding Asp-tRNA(Asn)/Glu-tRNA(Gln) amidotransferase GatCAB subunit C gives rise to the protein MGMKAKITPDEVKHIGELANLKIATKDLEKYASDLSEVISYVSRVQKADVKGVLPTNQVTGLSNVFREDVVDSSRMLTQSAALSNAKRKHDGYFVIDSIF
- a CDS encoding zinc metalloprotease HtpX, giving the protein MVLFVLFISTMAYVFGEAGSGYGWIYGIIALVFSVFGSFGSYFYSDKAVLALSNAKLTDKNRDYDFYTAAENMRIASGLPMPKLYVIEDQALNAFATGRDPEHGVVVATRGLLQRLDRSDIEGVVAHEMSHIKNFDTRLMMIVAILVGSVALLAHFFMRSMFWGSGNRDKGKGGGIMIVLAIVFAVLAPIIATLIQLAISRRREYLADASAANMTRNPEGLASALEKISVDHAVLQTATSATAHLFISNPFRSKEARSWFTNFFNTHPPIEERIKILRGM
- the gatA gene encoding Asp-tRNA(Asn)/Glu-tRNA(Gln) amidotransferase GatCAB subunit A (allows the formation of correctly charged Asn-tRNA(Asn) or Gln-tRNA(Gln) through the transamidation of misacylated Asp-tRNA(Asn) or Glu-tRNA(Gln) in organisms which lack either or both of asparaginyl-tRNA or glutaminyl-tRNA synthetases; reaction takes place in the presence of glutamine and ATP through an activated phospho-Asp-tRNA(Asn) or phospho-Glu-tRNA) — protein: MLLDETISNLSKKLRSRELSSVDLVKDAYKNIDKYNSKINSFITLQDKNDVLKEAELSDKNRDIDSSPLNGIPFVMKDSYVTCGIRTTSASKVLEDYVPQYSATVYQKLLDSGAILIGKNNMDAWGHGGTNENSDFGPVKNPWDVSRVAGGSGGGTAASVSIRMTAFGIGEDTGGSIRNPAAWTNTTGLKVSYGRVSRYGCIAYASSFDTVGPAAKTVEDCAYVLQEIAGVDSKDATSSPVEVPNYSKDLAKSIKGMTVGIPEDFFSEGLDQEIHKAIDEAVEVYRSLGAVIKKVKFSLLDYAIPVYYLIGPSETSSNLARFDGLRFGNGRDKFTDETSRRIMIGTYSLSSGYYDAYYRRAQCVRTLFIKEYGEMLSKCDVLLAPVTPYAPTKIGELVSDPLQNLLVDIYTVTTNPVGIPSLALPCGFDTNKLPIGMQIMGSMFSEDLLLRMGHAYQMETDWHKVKPPILDK
- a CDS encoding type VI secretion system ATPase TssH; translated protein: MEPNKFTQKSQVALARAQELAREYKHSEINDLHLLAGLLGEGEGVIAEIFTHQKIAINKALQEVMAAIGDLPALSEAQDVSVISPALRDVLAEAESSSKKMGDEYISREHLLLAIMEKGANGQLMLNKLGLEIDAVKEALEAVRGSQKVTTADPEGTYNVIEKYTTDLTNLALNNKLDPVIGRDEEVRRLMQVLARRTKNNPILLGDPGVGKTAIVEGMAQRIATGDVPDVLKGRHIIALDMGTLLAGAKFRGEFEERLKALLAEVEKGKGKYILFIDEVHTLVGAGAVEGAVDASNMLKPALARGGLHAIGATTVSEYRKYIEKDAALERRFQPINVGEPTVEDTVAILRGLKEKYELHHGIKITDEAVLAAATLSDRYIADRFLPDKAIDLIDEAAARLKIETQSMPEELDKLQRKITQLEIEYQAVKKDKDKSAKVTEINKELADLKEKQQGLSMRWEAQKTIISGVQELREQQDKLRIELENAERDVKLEEAAEIKYGKLPELDKKLKEKEAEWKKIPEDQRLLQENVTEQDIARVVSRWVGVPVTRLLKSEADKLVNLEQELQEIVIGQDHALTQVAKAVRRSRAGISEEGRPVGVFLFLGPTGVGKTETAKALAEKLFGDEKLLTRIDMSEYQESHTVARLIGAPPGYVGHDEGGQLTEAVRRKPYSVILLDEIEKANPQVFNVFLQLFDDGRLTDSKGRTVDFSNTIIIMTSNIGSDLWKEGKNASDFESEVMEKVNHTFKPEFINRIDAIILYNSLSKEMLFKIVEVKLKAVYARLAKQGITVEITMAAKNYLSEKGFDETYGARPLARLIENDILDELALQIVDGTIKEGDKVKIDSKDGRIVFS